In Mycobacterium sp. Aquia_216, a genomic segment contains:
- a CDS encoding beta-glucosidase, with protein MTDDERFSLLVAVMGVSELWPLPDDRIPPGTPMSAGYVPGIPRLGVPALRMSDAGLGVTNPGYRPGDTATALPAGLALAAGFDPALARTAGQVIGREARSRGFNVQLAGAMNLARDPRNGRNFEYVSEDPLLTATIAAESVNGIQRQGVISTVKHYSLNCNETNRHWLNAVIDPDAHRESDLLAFEIAIERSQPGAVMTAYNKVNGDYASANRVLIHDVLKDVWGYRGWVMSDWGATPSWECALHGLDQECGAQIDTVFWGAEAFTEPLRSAYADGRLSKERLSDMVRRILRSMFAVGIDVGGPAPKPDMNAHNQVALQIARQGIVLLQNRGLLPLAAGARIAVIGGYAQLGVPTGCGSSAVLPPGGYAHVVPIGGPGLTGGTRNLYLLPSSPLDELRKQFPNAQIEFDPGLSPAEAVLAARRTDVAIVFAVRVEGEGFDSADLSLPWGQDAVIAAVAAANPNTVVVLQTGNPVVMPWRDSVNAIVQAWYPGQAGGQAIAEIVAGQVNPSGRLPITFPVELDQTPRPELTCFGAAWGTPTTIDYFEGAEVGYRWFAGRGLTPLFAFGHGLSYTSFEYRDLMVTGGDTVTASFTVINTGDRRGADVPQLYLTDAGGEQRLRLLGFERIELDPGATRRVTIAADPRLLARYEGGCWRITPGCHAVAVGASAVAFRLTAEAELTGRAFGC; from the coding sequence ATGACCGACGACGAGCGGTTCTCGCTGCTGGTCGCCGTGATGGGGGTATCGGAACTGTGGCCGCTGCCGGATGACCGCATTCCGCCCGGCACCCCGATGAGTGCCGGATACGTGCCCGGGATCCCCCGGCTCGGCGTCCCGGCGCTGCGGATGAGCGATGCCGGTCTCGGAGTCACCAATCCCGGCTACCGGCCGGGTGACACCGCTACCGCGTTACCGGCCGGCTTGGCGCTGGCCGCCGGTTTCGATCCCGCCCTCGCCCGCACCGCGGGCCAGGTGATCGGCCGGGAGGCGCGCAGCCGCGGATTCAACGTGCAACTGGCGGGCGCGATGAACCTGGCGCGCGACCCACGCAATGGGCGAAACTTCGAATACGTCTCGGAGGACCCGCTTTTGACCGCCACCATCGCCGCCGAGTCGGTCAACGGGATACAGCGACAGGGTGTCATCTCGACGGTCAAGCATTATTCGCTGAACTGCAACGAGACCAACCGGCACTGGCTGAACGCGGTCATCGACCCCGACGCACACCGCGAATCCGACTTGCTGGCCTTCGAGATCGCGATCGAGCGGTCGCAGCCCGGCGCCGTGATGACGGCCTACAACAAGGTCAATGGTGACTATGCCTCGGCGAACCGGGTGTTGATCCACGACGTGCTGAAAGATGTTTGGGGATACCGTGGTTGGGTCATGTCCGACTGGGGCGCCACACCGAGCTGGGAGTGCGCGCTGCACGGCCTGGACCAGGAGTGTGGTGCCCAGATTGACACGGTGTTCTGGGGTGCGGAGGCGTTCACCGAGCCGCTGCGGTCCGCCTACGCCGACGGCAGGTTGTCCAAAGAGCGTCTTTCCGACATGGTTCGACGGATTCTGCGTTCGATGTTCGCGGTCGGTATCGATGTGGGTGGGCCAGCACCGAAGCCGGATATGAACGCGCACAACCAGGTTGCGTTGCAGATCGCGCGGCAGGGAATCGTGTTGTTACAGAATCGCGGGCTACTGCCGCTGGCAGCCGGTGCCCGCATCGCCGTGATCGGCGGCTACGCACAACTCGGGGTGCCGACGGGCTGTGGGTCGAGTGCCGTCCTACCCCCGGGTGGCTACGCGCACGTGGTCCCGATCGGCGGCCCGGGCCTGACGGGAGGTACCCGAAATCTGTACCTGCTGCCGTCCAGCCCACTCGACGAGCTCAGGAAGCAATTTCCCAACGCGCAGATCGAGTTTGATCCGGGACTCAGCCCGGCGGAGGCGGTGCTGGCCGCACGGCGCACCGACGTCGCGATCGTGTTCGCGGTCCGCGTCGAAGGCGAGGGCTTCGATAGCGCCGACTTGTCGCTGCCGTGGGGCCAGGACGCGGTCATCGCGGCGGTTGCGGCCGCAAACCCGAACACCGTGGTGGTGCTGCAGACCGGTAACCCCGTGGTCATGCCGTGGCGAGATTCGGTGAACGCCATCGTCCAGGCCTGGTATCCCGGCCAGGCCGGTGGCCAAGCGATCGCGGAGATCGTTGCCGGGCAAGTGAATCCGTCCGGACGGCTGCCGATCACGTTTCCGGTCGAACTTGACCAGACGCCGCGCCCGGAGCTGACTTGCTTCGGGGCCGCGTGGGGGACACCGACCACGATCGATTATTTCGAAGGAGCCGAGGTCGGGTACCGGTGGTTCGCCGGCCGGGGCCTGACGCCGTTGTTCGCGTTCGGTCATGGCTTGTCTTACACCAGCTTTGAGTACCGTGACTTGATGGTCACCGGCGGTGACACCGTGACGGCGAGCTTCACCGTCATCAACACCGGCGATCGTCGCGGGGCCGATGTCCCGCAGCTGTATCTGACCGATGCCGGCGGTGAGCAACGGCTGCGGTTGCTGGGATTCGAACGGATCGAGCTGGACCCGGGCGCGACGCGCCGGGTAACGATAGCGGCCGACCCGCGCCTGCTCGCCCGTTATGAGGGCGGGTGCTGGCGGATCACGCCGGGCTGCCACGCGGTGGCGGTCGGCGCCTCGGCGGTCGCGTTCCGGCTGACGGCGGAGGCCGAGCTGACCGGTCGTGCGTTCGGGTGCTGA
- a CDS encoding metallothionein — MIHMVHYDEGTLLTCGHDGCGCRVRIEVGCHCSGADEDYRCTCGEALVPVT, encoded by the coding sequence GTGATTCACATGGTGCATTACGACGAGGGGACCCTGCTGACTTGCGGTCACGATGGATGCGGGTGTCGCGTCCGCATCGAGGTCGGATGCCACTGCTCCGGCGCAGACGAAGATTACCGCTGCACCTGCGGCGAAGCATTGGTGCCCGTCACGTAA
- a CDS encoding O-methyltransferase: MTDKPTPQDVDAFLDSTVIGDDPALAAALEASNAAGLPQIAVSWQQGKFLSLLAGAIAARRVLEIGTLGGFSTIWLARGVGPNGQVVTLEYEPNHAQVARANLQRAGVADRVQVVVGAALETLRTVTGDPFDLVFIDADKEHYVEYLQWAVRLARPGTLIVVDNVIREGEILSPESKDAKVAATRETLQVMGDHAQLDTAVIQTVGAKHWDGFAIALVKSV; this comes from the coding sequence ATGACCGACAAACCCACCCCGCAAGACGTCGATGCCTTTTTGGACAGCACAGTCATCGGTGACGATCCGGCGTTGGCCGCCGCGCTGGAGGCCAGTAACGCGGCGGGGCTACCTCAGATCGCCGTGTCGTGGCAGCAGGGCAAGTTTTTGTCCCTGCTGGCCGGCGCTATTGCGGCGCGGCGTGTTCTCGAGATCGGCACCCTCGGCGGTTTCAGCACCATTTGGCTGGCGCGCGGGGTGGGTCCGAACGGACAAGTCGTGACATTGGAGTACGAGCCCAACCACGCCCAGGTCGCTCGGGCGAACCTGCAGCGGGCCGGTGTCGCCGATCGGGTACAGGTGGTGGTCGGCGCGGCGCTGGAAACCTTGCGTACCGTGACCGGTGATCCGTTCGATTTGGTGTTCATCGATGCGGACAAAGAGCACTATGTCGAATATCTGCAGTGGGCGGTCAGGCTGGCCCGCCCCGGCACACTCATTGTGGTGGACAACGTTATTCGCGAAGGCGAGATCCTGTCGCCGGAGTCCAAAGATGCCAAGGTGGCCGCGACACGAGAGACGTTGCAGGTGATGGGCGACCATGCACAGCTGGACACCGCTGTGATTCAGACGGTCGGCGCCAAGCACTGGGACGGCTTCGCGATCGCGTTGGTGAAGTCCGTATAA
- a CDS encoding SPW repeat protein, translating into MSTVHSSIDHHPDLLALRARYERVAESTSAHFTFGLALLTGLFVAASPWIVGFSGTASLATSDFIVGIAVAFLAYGFATMLDRAHGMTWTLPVLGGWVMVSPWVVPGVALTAAMVWSNVVAGALMTFVGLNATYFGMRTRAAVSDT; encoded by the coding sequence ATGAGTACAGTCCATTCATCAATCGATCACCACCCGGATCTGTTGGCCCTGCGGGCACGCTATGAACGCGTCGCCGAGTCGACGAGTGCGCATTTCACCTTCGGTCTGGCCCTGCTGACGGGCCTATTCGTTGCCGCGTCACCGTGGATCGTCGGATTCAGCGGGACGGCATCGCTTGCCACGTCCGACTTCATCGTCGGGATCGCGGTGGCGTTCCTCGCATATGGGTTTGCGACGATGCTGGACCGCGCGCACGGGATGACCTGGACGCTCCCGGTGCTGGGCGGGTGGGTCATGGTGTCGCCGTGGGTCGTTCCGGGCGTCGCGCTGACGGCTGCCATGGTCTGGTCGAATGTCGTCGCGGGTGCGTTGATGACGTTCGTGGGTCTCAACGCCACCTACTTCGGCATGCGCACCCGCGCCGCGGTTAGCGACACGTAG
- the ilvD gene encoding dihydroxy-acid dehydratase, which translates to MALHTDAATADIKPRSRDVTDGLEKTAARGMLRAVGMDDEDFAKPQIGVASSWNEITPCNLSLDRLAKAVKEGVFSAGGYPLEFGTISVSDGISMGHEGMHFSLVSREVIADSVETVMMAERLDGSVLLAGCDKSLPGMLMAAARLDLASVFLYAGSILPGVAKLSDGSEREVTIIDAFEAVGACSRGLMSRVDVDAIERAICPGEGACGGMYTANTMASAAEALGMSLPGSAAPPATDRRRDGFARRSGQAVIELLRRGITARDILTKEAFENAIAVVMAFGGSTNAVLHLLAIAHEAEVSLSLDDFSRIGSKVPHLADVKPFGRHVMSHVDHVGGVPVVMKALLDAGLMHGDCLTVTGKTVAENLAALAPPDPDGKVLRALDHPIHVTGGITILRGSLAPDGAVVKSAGFDSDVFEGTARVFDGERAALDALEDGTITKGDAVVIRYEGPKGGPGMREMLAITGAIKGAGLGKDVLLLTDGRFSGGTTGLCVGHIAPEAVDAGPIAFLRDGDRIRLDVKGATLDVLADKGEFDSRRKDFTPPPPRYKTGVLAKYVKLVSSAAIGAVCG; encoded by the coding sequence ATGGCCCTGCACACCGACGCGGCAACCGCCGACATCAAACCTCGCAGTCGTGACGTCACCGACGGTCTGGAGAAGACCGCCGCGCGAGGGATGTTGCGCGCCGTAGGCATGGACGACGAGGACTTCGCCAAGCCGCAGATCGGCGTGGCCTCGTCATGGAACGAGATCACGCCGTGCAACCTCTCGTTGGACCGGCTGGCCAAGGCGGTCAAAGAAGGGGTGTTCTCCGCCGGCGGCTACCCGTTGGAGTTTGGGACGATCTCGGTCTCCGACGGCATCTCGATGGGCCACGAGGGCATGCACTTCTCGCTGGTGTCCCGCGAGGTGATCGCCGACAGCGTAGAGACCGTGATGATGGCCGAGCGCCTCGACGGCTCGGTGCTGTTGGCCGGCTGCGACAAGTCGCTGCCCGGCATGCTGATGGCCGCCGCTCGCCTGGACCTGGCGTCGGTGTTCCTCTACGCGGGCTCGATCCTGCCGGGAGTTGCCAAGCTCTCCGACGGCAGCGAGCGCGAGGTGACGATCATCGACGCGTTCGAGGCCGTGGGCGCCTGCTCGCGTGGGTTGATGTCGCGCGTGGATGTCGACGCCATCGAGCGGGCGATCTGCCCCGGGGAGGGGGCGTGCGGCGGCATGTACACCGCCAACACGATGGCCAGTGCCGCCGAGGCGCTGGGCATGTCGCTGCCGGGCAGCGCGGCGCCTCCGGCCACCGACCGCCGCCGCGACGGGTTCGCCCGCCGCAGCGGCCAGGCTGTCATCGAACTGCTGCGCCGCGGGATCACCGCCCGTGACATCCTCACCAAAGAGGCGTTTGAGAACGCGATCGCGGTGGTGATGGCGTTCGGCGGTTCGACCAACGCGGTGCTGCACCTGCTGGCCATCGCGCACGAGGCCGAGGTGTCGTTGTCGCTCGACGACTTCAGCCGGATCGGCTCGAAGGTGCCGCACCTTGCCGACGTCAAGCCGTTCGGCCGGCACGTGATGTCGCATGTCGACCACGTCGGCGGCGTGCCGGTGGTGATGAAGGCATTGCTGGATGCGGGGCTGATGCACGGAGACTGCCTCACGGTGACGGGCAAGACGGTGGCCGAGAACCTGGCCGCCCTCGCGCCGCCGGACCCGGACGGCAAGGTGTTGCGGGCGCTGGATCACCCGATTCACGTGACCGGCGGGATCACCATTCTGCGCGGATCACTTGCACCCGACGGCGCGGTGGTCAAGTCCGCTGGGTTCGATTCCGACGTGTTCGAAGGCACCGCAAGGGTTTTCGACGGAGAGCGGGCCGCGCTGGACGCCCTCGAGGACGGCACCATCACCAAGGGCGACGCGGTGGTGATCCGGTACGAGGGCCCCAAGGGCGGGCCGGGCATGCGCGAGATGCTCGCCATCACGGGCGCCATCAAGGGCGCCGGGCTGGGCAAGGACGTGCTGCTGCTGACCGACGGCCGGTTCTCCGGTGGGACCACTGGCCTGTGCGTGGGACATATCGCGCCGGAGGCGGTCGACGCCGGACCCATCGCGTTCCTGCGCGACGGCGACCGGATTCGGCTCGACGTCAAGGGCGCGACGCTCGACGTGCTGGCCGATAAGGGCGAATTCGACTCGCGACGAAAGGATTTCACTCCTCCCCCGCCGCGCTACAAGACCGGCGTACTGGCCAAGTACGTCAAGCTGGTCAGCTCGGCGGCAATCGGCGCGGTCTGCGGCTAG
- a CDS encoding metal-sensitive transcriptional regulator codes for MTTPHGYSQQKDNYAKRLRRIEGQVRGIARMIEEDKYCIDVLTQISAVNSALRSVALNLLDEHLGHCVARAVAEEGPEAPERAQAKLAEASAAIARLVRS; via the coding sequence ATGACGACTCCACACGGATATTCGCAGCAGAAAGACAATTACGCCAAGCGGCTGCGGCGCATCGAGGGGCAGGTGCGCGGCATCGCGCGGATGATCGAGGAAGACAAGTACTGCATCGACGTCCTCACTCAGATCAGCGCCGTGAACAGCGCGCTGCGGTCGGTGGCGCTGAACCTGCTCGACGAGCACCTCGGCCACTGCGTGGCCCGAGCCGTCGCCGAGGAGGGGCCAGAGGCCCCGGAAAGGGCCCAAGCCAAGCTGGCCGAAGCATCGGCCGCCATTGCGCGTCTGGTTCGTTCCTGA
- a CDS encoding MFS transporter → MTAETGTAAAAARTWTPRIAAQLAVLAAAAFIYVTAEILPVGALSAISRDLHVSVVYVGTLLTWYALVAALTTVPLVRWTAHWPRRRALMLSLTCLTASQVISALAPNFAVLAAGRVLCAFTHGLLWAVIAPIATRLVPASHAGRATTSIYVGTSLALVIGSPLTAALSLMWGWRLAVVCVLAAAVIVTVAARAMLPEMVLTEGQLACVGPRSRHHRNPRLITVSLLAMVAVTGHFVSYTYISVVIRDVVGVRGPNQAWLLAAYGVAGLLSVSLVARPLDRRPRGAVILCMAGLTAAFVVLSALSFGDRTTAATALIGTAAIVLWGAMATAVSPMMQSAAMRNGADDPDGASGLYVTAFQVGIMAGSLAGGLFYEHSVATMLTASAGLMGIALAGIAANKRMLDVAPPSSRDS, encoded by the coding sequence ATGACTGCCGAAACCGGAACAGCCGCAGCTGCGGCGCGAACGTGGACACCACGGATCGCGGCGCAGCTCGCAGTGCTGGCCGCGGCGGCCTTCATCTATGTCACGGCCGAGATCCTGCCGGTCGGCGCGCTGTCCGCGATCTCCCGCGATCTGCACGTCAGCGTCGTCTACGTCGGCACCCTGCTGACCTGGTATGCCCTGGTCGCCGCCCTGACGACGGTGCCGCTGGTGCGCTGGACGGCGCACTGGCCGCGCCGGCGCGCGCTGATGCTCAGCCTGACCTGCCTGACCGCTTCGCAGGTGATCTCGGCGTTGGCGCCCAACTTCGCGGTGCTGGCCGCCGGCCGGGTGCTGTGCGCATTCACGCACGGCCTGCTGTGGGCGGTGATCGCCCCGATCGCCACCCGGCTGGTACCGGCCAGCCATGCGGGACGCGCGACGACGTCGATCTATGTCGGGACCAGCCTCGCCCTGGTGATCGGTAGCCCACTCACCGCGGCGTTGAGCCTGATGTGGGGCTGGCGGCTGGCGGTCGTATGTGTCTTGGCCGCGGCGGTCATCGTCACGGTCGCCGCCCGCGCGATGCTGCCCGAAATGGTGCTCACCGAGGGCCAGCTCGCCTGCGTTGGCCCCCGGTCGCGCCACCACCGCAATCCGCGGTTGATCACGGTGAGTTTGCTCGCGATGGTCGCGGTCACCGGCCATTTCGTCTCGTACACCTACATCTCGGTGGTCATCCGCGACGTCGTCGGCGTACGTGGGCCGAATCAGGCCTGGTTGCTGGCCGCCTATGGCGTGGCGGGCCTGCTGTCGGTGTCCCTGGTGGCGCGCCCGCTCGACCGTCGGCCCCGGGGTGCCGTCATCCTGTGCATGGCGGGATTGACCGCCGCGTTCGTGGTGCTGAGCGCGCTGTCGTTCGGGGACCGCACCACCGCGGCCACCGCGCTGATCGGGACCGCCGCGATCGTGCTGTGGGGTGCCATGGCCACCGCGGTGTCGCCGATGATGCAATCCGCCGCGATGCGCAACGGGGCCGACGACCCCGACGGGGCGTCCGGTCTGTACGTGACGGCGTTCCAGGTGGGCATCATGGCCGGCTCACTGGCCGGTGGGTTGTTCTACGAGCACAGCGTGGCGACGATGCTCACCGCGTCGGCGGGTTTGATGGGCATCGCGCTGGCCGGCATTGCGGCCAACAAGCGGATGCTGGACGTTGCTCCACCAAGCTCACGCGATTCATAA
- a CDS encoding L,D-transpeptidase, which produces MSGWTRASLFAALNAAGATAVLVLGTGPAVADPDPVPADPNVVAAPPAPAPPPFQLPPLPGLPPPPGDPQAPPPPPWAPPVAMPAADGQDPTPFTGTAPFGTPSFVPKTGSMVGVGQPVIINFPGRVDDAGAAQAAVHVSSIPPVPGKFYWMTPTQLRWRPLNFWPANTAVNIDAGGTRSSFRTGDQLIATADDATHQLTVTRNGTVEKTIPMSMGMTSGNHQTPNGTYYVQEKMPSVVMDSSTYGVPVNSTYGYKVTVELAVRFDNVGDFVHSAPWSVDDQGKRDVSHGCINISPSNAKWFFDNFGTGDPIIVKNSTGGNYKKNDGSADWMN; this is translated from the coding sequence ATGTCGGGCTGGACGAGGGCAAGCCTCTTCGCGGCTCTGAACGCAGCCGGTGCCACCGCTGTGCTGGTGCTGGGCACCGGCCCCGCAGTGGCGGATCCGGACCCGGTTCCCGCCGACCCCAATGTGGTCGCCGCACCCCCCGCTCCTGCGCCGCCGCCCTTCCAGCTGCCGCCGTTGCCGGGGTTGCCGCCTCCGCCGGGTGACCCGCAGGCTCCGCCTCCGCCGCCGTGGGCTCCGCCGGTGGCCATGCCGGCCGCCGACGGGCAGGACCCGACCCCGTTCACCGGCACGGCGCCGTTCGGGACTCCCTCGTTCGTCCCGAAAACCGGCTCGATGGTGGGCGTGGGGCAGCCGGTGATCATCAACTTCCCCGGCCGGGTCGACGACGCCGGTGCGGCCCAAGCCGCCGTGCACGTCTCGTCGATCCCGCCGGTGCCGGGCAAGTTCTACTGGATGACCCCGACCCAATTGCGCTGGCGCCCGCTGAACTTCTGGCCCGCCAACACCGCGGTGAACATCGACGCCGGCGGCACCAGGTCGAGCTTCCGGACCGGAGACCAGCTGATCGCCACGGCCGACGATGCCACGCATCAACTCACCGTCACGCGCAACGGCACCGTGGAGAAGACCATCCCGATGTCGATGGGCATGACGTCGGGCAACCACCAAACCCCCAACGGCACGTACTACGTGCAAGAAAAGATGCCCTCGGTGGTGATGGACTCCTCGACCTACGGGGTCCCGGTCAACTCGACGTACGGCTACAAGGTGACCGTCGAGCTGGCCGTCCGGTTCGACAACGTCGGCGACTTCGTGCACAGCGCCCCGTGGTCGGTGGACGACCAGGGCAAGCGCGACGTCAGCCACGGCTGCATCAACATCAGCCCCAGCAACGCGAAGTGGTTCTTCGACAACTTCGGGACGGGTGATCCGATCATCGTGAAGAACTCCACCGGTGGGAACTACAAGAAGAACGACGGCTCCGCCGACTGGATGAACTAG
- a CDS encoding carbon-nitrogen hydrolase family protein has translation MDQNNLEKGNDMSSLDLPKVAVAAVNAAPVFLDLQASLDKVDDLVATAARDGAQLVVFGEAFLAGFPVWNAVLAPIDQHDWHERLVAESIVVPSPQTERLGRIARAHGVTLSVGVNERNPDSLGQLWNSNLVFDPSGRLVNHRRKLVATWYERLTWSHGDAHDLRPVELGGWHLGALICGENTNTLARFTLLAQGERLHIATYPPAWPFDGRSEDFDYDLAEFIRLRSAAHAFEGKVFVVVAATTLDATAIREVARGDARIEKALTATPPAAMVIGPDGQVVAGPMTEPEGILHAEVDLRKEVIAKQAHDIVGTYNRADIFSLSVDMSRPAILRANHSVSEPNHGSIEQRSWARADAPVSTTDDHVVVTNNLGPGSA, from the coding sequence ATGGATCAGAACAATCTCGAGAAGGGCAACGACATGTCATCACTCGACCTCCCGAAGGTGGCCGTCGCCGCCGTCAACGCGGCGCCCGTCTTTCTCGACCTGCAGGCCAGCCTCGACAAGGTGGACGACCTCGTCGCAACCGCCGCTCGAGACGGTGCGCAGTTGGTCGTCTTCGGTGAGGCGTTTCTCGCCGGATTCCCGGTCTGGAATGCTGTTCTTGCTCCGATCGATCAACATGATTGGCACGAGCGGCTCGTTGCCGAGTCGATCGTGGTGCCCAGTCCCCAGACAGAGCGTCTCGGCCGCATTGCCCGTGCGCACGGGGTGACACTGTCCGTAGGGGTCAACGAACGCAACCCTGACAGCCTGGGCCAACTCTGGAACTCGAACCTGGTGTTCGACCCGAGCGGCCGGCTGGTGAATCACCGTCGCAAGCTCGTGGCCACCTGGTACGAACGCCTGACCTGGTCACACGGAGACGCTCACGACCTGCGGCCGGTCGAGCTCGGCGGATGGCACCTCGGCGCGCTCATCTGCGGCGAAAACACAAACACGCTGGCGAGATTCACCCTGCTCGCTCAGGGTGAACGGCTGCATATCGCGACCTACCCGCCGGCTTGGCCGTTCGACGGCCGGTCCGAGGACTTCGACTACGACCTCGCCGAGTTCATCCGGCTCCGCAGCGCCGCCCACGCGTTCGAGGGCAAGGTGTTCGTCGTTGTCGCGGCGACGACGCTGGACGCGACTGCCATCCGTGAGGTGGCACGCGGTGACGCCCGCATCGAAAAGGCCTTGACGGCAACACCTCCCGCCGCGATGGTGATCGGCCCCGACGGCCAGGTCGTCGCCGGACCGATGACCGAGCCGGAAGGAATACTGCACGCCGAGGTCGACCTACGCAAGGAAGTCATCGCCAAGCAGGCCCACGACATCGTCGGCACCTACAACCGTGCGGACATCTTCAGCCTGTCGGTCGACATGAGCCGGCCCGCGATTCTGCGTGCGAATCACTCTGTGAGCGAACCGAATCACGGATCAATCGAACAGCGGTCTTGGGCCCGGGCCGACGCACCCGTTTCGACCACCGACGACCACGTCGTCGTCACGAACAATCTGGGCCCGGGCTCGGCATAG